The following are encoded together in the Plasmodium reichenowi strain SY57 chromosome 3, whole genome shotgun sequence genome:
- a CDS encoding DEAD box helicase, putative, giving the protein MNNTFKINKKRRTVYESYNIINIANKKRYMCNDNKMDNDNNIINEKKYFNNSSSIKNTGNNYKNDNIDKSYDMCERRSMMDREENIYNNNYKNKNRNNYSNKNNYSNNYNNNINHMDNRRNTYNHKGDLDGRKQYLSNKHYESKNDNETSYNLKKYNFNIPPIKYNNNDRQNIDNNIYKFYDDKNEKKSNNTHSYGNNFNNEFNTLNDPKQNYMSYESHNITQDGHPIYNHNNNNNHNNDGRIKNRKDMSLSSYGYNKISNDNLSKENTSYINKYNNSGGANRYVINAQHNNNNQHNNNNQHNNNNQHNNNNQHNNNNQHNNNFNYHNYKNVKPYQDKYKNGDTFKFSAYNAEQHDNMDKNYYEDIHKNNMKHSTKGDTAITFNGQKTFGSFRNKQMKQKKKFLKNKERGSSINRHGMHNNNNNNNNNYNNYYYGDDVERRNNRNENWCEINSNELYEKDGDMPIYDANENSNLRKMIYKNEKKEKDKIKILLTEDNVNNVQSNIEKLSIYKSRNEIIEMIEKNDVTFINGETGSGKSTCVPKFLLEENIRENKKINIIVTEPRRIACIALSKILSELTNEKLGQKIGYRISGESLYDSEKTVITYITIGYLFKLFLHHKNMYKKFTHVIIDEIHDRSILLDIVLLFIKLYLHNKQKDEQMFKLIIMSATMQSNLFYSYFEHPNIKMGSIFIGTKIYSIDTFYIEDIINYTRYGSRKINDENKIKGDEKVKSDEKVKSDDKIKSDDKIKGDDKIKSDGNNNFVKESVIDFILRRKNCNKINLSKNSEMLLYKIKSEYDKNIHMFNNNNKYCNDKNKDLDVDEIIPANVFSNISNLCLELVYNLCLKGDSVIIFLSGMQDITDMYHQLSMIINNNIDNPSDSNININNVNGGNDVNNMNNMNNMYNMNNIHNMNNMHNMHSVVNELTYHRKDVKIHIHMLHSCLYDNTIHKLKHNDTDINIFLSSNIAESSITIPNVRLVIDFCIQKNIEYNDKKKAHILVKKWINKSSMEQRKGRCGRTCHGICIRMISKNFLNLLRDHKISEIYTHSLHLLYLYILKSMSVLNGLINKRNQVIHCQNTNVDNVKEVKDQKNGISQNISHSYAENKKLTIYDVLSMIIEKPSREKIKSTRYELEKVKAVIKIKDKLVISIIGQIMIRFNLSINLCRLLLYGVLLDVTFDTIILIGILNTNDIFPNFNLYSSKNIYSYAVSLEICSKQKAYFDGNTYSEPIMLRNVFLEWLCVYLLYVQGLKKENKFHRKELKTYYMNTCSIMNKRNHVNSKKLLCVINSVDNLCKKMLKMLNKNSNAYKSCVYLLYLLRGGSDINYNMGNNSNNNNNNNNSGEIINTDGITPNNTHMNEINGMNVFNVVTKYCLFDYSNQNIYLKFLFSLSFTPLFIHGSPNLPLRDLNEGKKKSKKLMNVLNFMTDNKLDVKNCIYFSGVYIPDINILKRAICIMCPYLSFDIYVSKNIYYVYFHNNNYHNTILKGDDFSYYNKTICDKGDADMSVNSYLNLTQQGHDTDGITSFGVSPLMNNNNMYGNNYIHNNVYYPCNGINNYYNNNVVNSQNNYMMKMIMSNYYSESFLNLTSGKNYPDIIEKIRNKLLYKYNNNVEKSIFNNFYNNILNLIQPVNAIVPVYSNKYDEINNASICTNIINMFSNGKWIFTMPLFNPNKRKCEVSEYFNHKYELKKPKHLFLVKWMFLNTDNYKIKKNKQKEHLVDTNNALVNNNCFGKNVSKNDMNRDNINDYSYNDQEDEQYNKGYYYDDYDDDDDDNDDDNDDDDNNNNNNNNNNNSNNNNHLSNVKVEGDNNTHQNNHDGYEGNDSSSMCSDNNKKSKQKKMKCNLNFRSVLGFLSICPFNFDTKRNIYDNQTADIYAVCSSIDYSYTNDTYTWVNYVTVLPNKYFLTFFLSSIPYHDNVIIQTRTNLYTSDILSIKIFDSKEIILKNMKKMKHKNKTNTTNYYDTNSTINNPNITKHDLLRVNYLRYVMSKLLLSLTLSFNRQEIEQNTQPLKLTEKSKRKSVILNKDGPNNYNRVDANDKNGNSNDKNVNSNDKYINSNDKNININENDVNQKDNFDDEDEEYFSDEDIMSDIEENNILKENLYLKQIVINMIEENNMDYINYNKYSMDNMDIDEHFNLQYLYEDEHFINLNEKWYNNKGEILMNTYDYLYNSLKNENDYNQYNNNNNNNNNNSSYMVKNIKEKALNSLEAVKSSYLNNNFSVQVQNTINAYERTNSEDFLFFQPINISPIKEANYKLRSMYYNEVAPTVDKFRRTNRQV; this is encoded by the coding sequence atgaacaatacGTTTAAGATAAATAAGAAGCGAAGAACAGTATACGAgtcatataatataataaatatagcTAATAAAAAACGATACATGtgtaatgataataaaatggataacgataataatattattaatgaaaaaaaatattttaataattcttcttcaataaaaaatacaggaaataattataagaatgataatattgataaatCGTATGATATGTGTGAAAGAAGAAGTATGATGGATagagaagaaaatatatataataataattataaaaataaaaatagaaataattatagtaataaaaataattatagtaataattataataataatataaaccATATGGATAATAGAAGAAATACTTATAATCATAAGGGAGATTTAGATGGAAGAAAACAATATTTAAGCAACAAACATTATGAAtcaaaaaatgataatgagACTTCctataatttaaaaaagtataattttaatatccccccaattaaatataataataatgatagacagaatatagataataacatatataaattttatgatgataaaaatgaaaaaaaaagtaacAACACACATTCTTATGGTAACAACTTTAATAATGAATTTAATACACTTAATGATCCtaaacaaaattatatgtcTTATGAATCCCATAATATAACACAAGATGGTCATCCcatatataatcataataataataataatcataataatgatggtagaataaaaaatagaaaagaTATGTCGTTATCATCGTATGGTTATAATAAGATAAGTAATGATAATTTATCAAAGGAAAATAcatcatatataaacaaatacAATAATAGCGGTGGGGCAAACAGATATGTAATCAACGCacaacataataataataaccaacataataataataaccaacataataataataaccaacataataataataaccaacataataataataaccaacataataataattttaattatcataactataaaaatgttaaacCATATCAggataaatataagaacGGAGATACATTTAAATTCTCTGCATACAATGCAGAACAACATGATAATATggataaaaattattatgaagatattcacaaaaataatatgaagCATAGTACTAAAGGTGATACAGCTATTACTTTTAATGGTCAGAAGACGTTTGGAAGTTTTAGAAATAAGCAAatgaaacaaaaaaaaaagttccttaaaaataaagaaagGGGCTCATCTATTAATCGTCATGGTAtgcataataataataataataataataataattataataattattattatggtGATGATGTGGAAAGGAGAAATAATAGAAATGAAAACTGGTGTGAAATAAATTCCAATGAACTATATGAAAAGGATGGTGATATGCCTATATATGATGCAAATGAAAATTCAAACTTAAGaaaaatgatttataaaaacgagaagaaagaaaaggataaaataaaaatattattaacagAAGATAATGTAAACAATGTTCAAAGTAATATAGAAAAGTTAtccatatataaatcaagGAATGAAATAATAGAAATGATTGAAAAGAATGATGTAACATTTATAAATGGAGAAACGGGTTCAGGAAAATCTACGTGTGTACctaaatttttattagaagaaaatatacgagaaaataagaaaataaatattatagtAACTGAACCAAGAAGAATAGCATGTATAGCATTATCTAAAATATTATCAGAGTtaacaaatgaaaaattgGGTCAAAAAATAGGATATAGAATATCTGGAGAATCATTATATGATAGTGAAAAGACTgtaataacatatataactattggttatttatttaaattatttttacatcataaaaatatgtataaaaaatttacacATGTTATAATAGACGAAATACATGATAGAAgtatattattagataTTGTATTGttgtttataaaattatatttacataataaaCAGAAGGATGAACAAATgtttaaattaattattatgtcTGCAACAATGCAAagtaatttattttattccTATTTCGAGCACccaaatattaaaatggGTTCTATATTTATAGGTACCAAAATTTATAGTATCGATACGTTCTATATAGAGGATATAATAAACTACACAAGATATGGTAgtagaaaaataaatgatgaaaacaaaataaaaggtgatgaaaaagtaaaaagtgatgaaaaagtaaaaagtgatgacaaaataaaaagtgatgacaaaataaaaggtgatgacaaaataaaaagtgATGGTAATAACAATTTCGTTAAAGAAAGTGTTATCGATTTCATCCTTCgaagaaaaaattgtaataaaataaacttatcaaaaaattcggagatgttattatataaaataaagagTGAATATgacaaaaatatacatatgtttaataataataataaatattgtaatgataaaaataaggaCTTGGATGTAGATGAGATCATTCCAGCAAATGTCTTTTCTAATATATCTAATTTATGTTTAGAATTGgtttataatttatgttTGAAAGGGGATAgtgttattatatttttatcgGGAATGCAGGATATAACGGATATGTATCATCAATTGAGCATGatcataaataataatatcgACAATCCATCCGACAGTAATattaacataaataatgtGAATGGTGGGAATGatgtgaataatatgaataatatgaataatatgtacaatatgaataatatccacaatatgaataatatgcACAATATGCACAGTGTTGTTAACGAGTTGACATACCATCGTAAGGATGTCAAAATACACATTCATATGTTACACAGCTGTTTATACGATAATACCATCCATAAACTTAAACATAACGATACAGATattaatatctttttatcCTCAAATATAGCAGAAAGTTCTATTACCATTCCAAATGTTAGATTAGTTATTGATTTTTGTATTCAAAAGAATATCGAATATAACGATAAGAAAAAAGCACATATATTAGTAAAAAAATGGATTAACAAATCATCTATGGAACAAAGGAAAGGAAGGTGTGGTCGAACCTGTCATGGGATCTGTATTAGAATGATTAGTAAGAATTTTTTGAATCTTTTAAGAGATCATAAAATATCcgaaatatatacacatagtttacatttattatatttatatatattaaaaagcATGTCTGTATTAAACGGATTAATTAATAAACGTAATCAAGTTATTCATTGTCAGAATACAAATGTAGATAATGTAAAAGAAGTAAAAGATCAAAAGAATGGAATTTCACAAAACATATCACATTCATATGcagaaaacaaaaaattaactATATATGATGTGTTAAGTATGATTATCGAAAAACCATCTagagaaaaaattaaaagtaCACGTTATGAATTGGAAAAGGTTAAAGCtgtgataaaaataaaagacAAATTAGTTATATCGATTATCGGGCAGATAATGATTCGTTTTAATTTAAGTATAAATTTGTGTAGACTTCTATTATATGGTGTTTTGTTAGATGTGACCTTTGATACCATAATTCTTATAGGTATATTAAATacaaatgatatatttccaaactttaatttatattcatcaaagaatatttattcatatgcTGTATCATTAGAAATATGTTCTAAACAAAAAGCTTATTTTGATGGGAACACATATTCTGAACCTATCATGTTAAGAAACGTGTTCTTAGAATGgttatgtgtatatttattatatgtgcAAGGtttaaaaaaggaaaataaattccatagaaaagaattaaagacatattatatgaatacaTGTTCTATTATGAATAAGAGAAATCATGTTAATTCCAAAAAACTTTTGTGTGTAATAAATAGTGTAGATAatttatgtaaaaaaatgttaaaaatgttgaataaaaatagtaaCGCATATAAATcatgtgtatatttattgtatCTCTTACGAGGTGGTTCagatataaattataatatggGAAATAATAgcaacaataataataataataataatagtggtgaaataataaatacagATGGTATTACTCCTAATAATACACACATGAACGAAATTAATGGTATGAATGTATTTAATGTAGTAACAAAGTATTGTCTTTTTGATTATTCTAATCAAAACATATAtctaaaatttttatttagtTTATCTTTTACACCTTTGTTTATACATGGATCCCCAAATTTGCCTTTAAGAGATTTAAATGAAGGAAAGAAGAAAAgtaaaaaattaatgaatgtattaaattttatgaCAGATAATAAATTAGATGTAAAgaattgtatatattttagtGGTGTTTATATTCcagatataaatattttaaaaagagcaatatgtataatgtgtccatatttatcattcgatatatatgtgagtaaaaatatttattatgtatattttcataataataattatcataatacTATTCTTAAGGGTGATGATTTTagttattataataaaaccATTTGTGACAAAGGCGATGCTGATATGAGTGTTAATTCTTATCTTAATCTTACTCAACAAGGACATGATACCGATGGAATCACATCATTTGGAGTATCACCACTCatgaacaataataatatgtatggtaataattatattcataataatgtGTATTATCCATGTAATGGAATAaacaattattataataacaatgTTGTGAATTcacaaaataattatatgatgaaaatgattatgtcaaattattattctgaatcatttttaaatttaacGAGTGGGAAAAATTATCCAGatattatagaaaaaataagaaataaattattatataaatataataataatgttgaaaaatctatttttaataatttttataataatatccTTAATTTAATACAACCTGTTAATGCAATAGTACCTGTGtattcaaataaatatgatgaaataaataatgcTTCTATATGTACcaatattataaacatGTTTTCGAATGGAAAATGGATATTTACCATGCCATTATTTAATCCTAATAAAAGGAAATGTGAAGTGAGTGAATATTTTAATCATAAATATGAACTGAAAAAACCAAAGCATTTATTTTTAGTAAAGTGGATGTTTTTAAATAcagataattataaaataaaaaaaaacaaacaaaaagaaCATCTAGTGGATACTAATAATGCTcttgtaaataataattgtttTGGTAAAAATGTGAGCAAAAATGATATGAATAgggataatataaatgattattcttataatgACCAGGAGGATGAACAATACAATAAGGGTTATTACTATGATgattatgatgatgatgatgatgataatgatgatgataatgatgatgatgataataataataataataataataataataataatagtaataataataatcatttaAGTAATGTAAAAGTCGAGggtgataataatactCATCAGAATAATCATGATGGGTATGAAGGTAATGATTCGAGTTCTATGTGtagtgataataataaaaaatcgaaacaaaaaaaaatgaaatgtAATTTAAATTTCAGATCAGTACTTGGATTTTTATCCATATGTCCATTTAATTTTGACacaaaaagaaatatatatgataatcAAACTGCTGATATATATGCTGTATGTTCAAGTATTGATTATAGTTATACGAATGATACTTATACATGGGTAAATTATGTTACAGTGCTTccaaataaatatttcctaactttttttttatcatcaatTCCTTATCATGATAATGTAATTATTCAAACAAGGACAAATCTATATACGTCtgatatattatctataaaaatatttgattcaaaagaaattattttaaaaaatatgaaaaaaatgaaacataaaaataaaacaaatacaACCAATTATTATGATACTAATTCGACAATCAATAATCCAAATATTACGAAGCATGATTTGTTGAGAGTAAATTATCTTCGTTATGTCATGTccaaattattattatccttAACTTTGTCTTTTAATCGTCAGGAAATTGAGCAAAACACGCAACCTCTTAAATTAACTGAAAAGAGTAAAAGGAAAAGTGTGATACTTAATAAGGATGGACCAAATAACTACAACAGGGTTGATGcaaatgataaaaatggtaacagtaatgataaaaatgttaatagtaatgataaatatattaacagtaatgataaaaatattaatatcaaTGAGAATGATGTTAACCAAAAAGACAATTTtgatgatgaagatgaaGAATATTTTAGTGACGAAGATATAATGAGTGatatagaagaaaataatattttaaaggaaaatctatatttaaaacaaatagttataaatatgattgaagaaaataatatggattatataaattataataaatatagtATGGATAATATGGACATAGATGaacattttaatttacaatatttatatgaggatgaacattttataaatctaaatgaaaaatggtataataacaaaggagaaattttaatgaatacatatgattatttatataactctttaaaaaatgaaaatgattataatcaatataataataacaacaataataataataataacagTTCTTATATggttaaaaatataaaagaaaaagcTTTAAACTCCTTAGAAGCTGTTAAAAGTAGTTATCTAAATAATAACTTTTCTGTACAAGTACAAAATACAATAAATGCTTATGAAAGAACTAATTCTGAAGATTTTCTCTTCTTTCAACCAATAAACATTTCTCCTATTAAAGAAGCAAATTATAAGTTAAGGTCaatgtattataatgaGGTAGCACCTACCGTGGACAAATTTAGGAGAACAAATCGACAAGTGTAA